Proteins encoded together in one Chroicocephalus ridibundus chromosome 13, bChrRid1.1, whole genome shotgun sequence window:
- the MTRFR gene encoding mitochondrial translation release factor in rescue: protein MNVPSLFHFTFLLREIRTPSWRPWILRKQQFSLPRVPLLQAAGKNSSFNLLELTEAELEEQFVRGDGPGGQATNKTNNCVVLKHIPSGIVVKCHQTRSAEKNRKIAREILQEKVDLFYKGEDSDVFKEKKASEKKKQEKKRRAKENLERKKHLKEMQQLDKK, encoded by the exons ATGAATGTTCcaagtttatttcattttacattcTTACTGAGAGAAATACGAACACCGTCATGGAGACCATGGATTTTGAGGAAGCAGCAATTTTCTCTGCCCAGAGTGCCCTTACttcaggcagcaggaaaaaactCCTCTTTCAATCTCCTTGAGCTAACGGAGGCAGAATTAGAAGAACAGTTTGTAAGAGGTGATGGCCCAGGAGGTCAAGCCACAAATAAGACAAACAACTGTGTTGTATTGAAGCATATTCCATCTGGGATTGTAGTGAAG TGTCACCAAACAAGATCAGCAGAGAAGAACCGAAAGATAGCCAGAGAAATCCTGCAGGAAAAAGTTGACCTTTTCTACAAAGGTGAAGATAGTgatgtttttaaagagaagaaagcatcagagaagaagaagcaggagaaaaaaagaagagcaaaggaaaacctagaaaggaaaaagcatttgaaagagaTGCAACAATTGGATAAGAAataa
- the CDK2AP1 gene encoding cyclin-dependent kinase 2-associated protein 1 isoform X1, producing MIYCIVGVNITDGHICRCCYCCKQPKVSGRHGDASLNFRTLLLLPLAMSLGMSYKPNLNAHIPGTPLNPAGSVHSPSTSMATSAQYRQLINDYGPPSLGYTQGMQGTSSSQVPQSKYAELLAIIEELGKEIRPTYAGSKSAMERLKRGIIHARGLVRECLAETERNARS from the exons ATGATATATTGCATTGTGGGTGTCAATATAACTGACGGCCATATTTGCCGGTGCTGCTACTGCTGTAAACAACCCAAAGTGTCTGGGAGACACGGAGACGCTTCACTGAATTTCAGGAcgcttctcctcctcccgctggCCATGTCTCTGGGAATGTCTTACAAGCCCAACTTGAACGCCCACATCCCCGGGACTCCCCTCAACCCGG CTGGGAGTGTTCACTCTCCCTCCACAAGTATGGCAACATCTGCGCAATATAGACAGCTTATAAATGACTACGGACCCCCATCTCTAGGCTATACACAAGGGATGCAG GGTACCAGCAGCAGTCAAGTACCGCAAAGCAAATATGCAGAACTTCTAGCTATCATAGAAGAATTAGGAAAAGAGATTAGACCCACATACGCTGGGAGTAAAAGTGCGATGGAGAGGCTAAAAAGAG GCATTATTCATGCTAGAGGATTAGTTCGGGAATGCCTGGCTGAGACGGAACGAAATGCAAGATCCTAG
- the CDK2AP1 gene encoding cyclin-dependent kinase 2-associated protein 1 isoform X2 has translation MNAEYFGLGRRRALGSCGSHRDFPLGAGSVHSPSTSMATSAQYRQLINDYGPPSLGYTQGMQGTSSSQVPQSKYAELLAIIEELGKEIRPTYAGSKSAMERLKRGIIHARGLVRECLAETERNARS, from the exons ATGAATGCTGAATATTTTGGTCTCGGCCGACGGAGGGCTCTGGGCAGCTGTGGATCTCACAGGGATTTTCCTCTGGGAG CTGGGAGTGTTCACTCTCCCTCCACAAGTATGGCAACATCTGCGCAATATAGACAGCTTATAAATGACTACGGACCCCCATCTCTAGGCTATACACAAGGGATGCAG GGTACCAGCAGCAGTCAAGTACCGCAAAGCAAATATGCAGAACTTCTAGCTATCATAGAAGAATTAGGAAAAGAGATTAGACCCACATACGCTGGGAGTAAAAGTGCGATGGAGAGGCTAAAAAGAG GCATTATTCATGCTAGAGGATTAGTTCGGGAATGCCTGGCTGAGACGGAACGAAATGCAAGATCCTAG
- the CDK2AP1 gene encoding cyclin-dependent kinase 2-associated protein 1 isoform X3 codes for MATSAQYRQLINDYGPPSLGYTQGMQGTSSSQVPQSKYAELLAIIEELGKEIRPTYAGSKSAMERLKRGIIHARGLVRECLAETERNARS; via the exons ATGGCAACATCTGCGCAATATAGACAGCTTATAAATGACTACGGACCCCCATCTCTAGGCTATACACAAGGGATGCAG GGTACCAGCAGCAGTCAAGTACCGCAAAGCAAATATGCAGAACTTCTAGCTATCATAGAAGAATTAGGAAAAGAGATTAGACCCACATACGCTGGGAGTAAAAGTGCGATGGAGAGGCTAAAAAGAG GCATTATTCATGCTAGAGGATTAGTTCGGGAATGCCTGGCTGAGACGGAACGAAATGCAAGATCCTAG